Proteins encoded together in one Telopea speciosissima isolate NSW1024214 ecotype Mountain lineage chromosome 4, Tspe_v1, whole genome shotgun sequence window:
- the LOC122659597 gene encoding uncharacterized protein LOC122659597 encodes MRKRTGQKDLVRAAVTRFATACLTCQSLVRDKDALKHLFISDEWKGYNLSKTEAGKKVEETVFAVPFWNTVDDFIRASKPLIVVLRIVDGDERHAMPEVYVAMEEAKKKIREYLAHKERLWKKIMSIIDRSWECQMEHPLYGAALFLNPGKFVMFKESEDGELIANLHISLVDVMTRLVVDPAIQDKITLQIDDYRYSKGCFGRDMTIRQRTTINPSK; translated from the coding sequence ATGAGAAAAAGAACTGGACAAAAGGATCTTGTGAGAGCTGCAGTTACTAGATTTGCAACTGCTTGTTTGACATGTCAGAGCTTAGTTAGGgataaggatgcattgaagcatTTGTTTATTTCTGATGAGTGGAAGGGTTATAATTTGTCAAAGACAGAGGCTggaaagaaagtggaagaaacGGTGTTTGCTGTACCATTTTGGAACACTGTGGATGATTTTATTAGAGCATCGAAGCCacttattgttgttttgaggattgttgatggtgatgagaGGCATGCAATGCCTGAAGTTTATGTTGCTATGGAAgaggcaaaaaagaaaatacgtGAATATTTAGCACATAAAGAACGGCTGTGGAAGAAAATTATGAGTATCATTGACAGGAGTTGGGAGTGTCAGATGGAGCATCCATTGTATGGAGCCGCACTATTTCTTAATCCCGGAAAATTTGTCATGTTCAAGGAAAGTGAAGATGGCGAACTGATTGCCAATCTACACATCTCATTGGTTGATGTCATGACCAGATTGGTAGTTGATCCTGCTATACAAGACAAGATAACTTTGCAAATTGATGATTATAGATATTCAAAGGGTTGTTTCGGGAGGGATATGACGATTAGACAACGGACAACCATAAATCCTAGTAAGTAA